A region from the Ammospiza nelsoni isolate bAmmNel1 chromosome 1, bAmmNel1.pri, whole genome shotgun sequence genome encodes:
- the LOC132085022 gene encoding microtubule nucleation factor SSNA1-like, producing MTQQGAVLQGYNNELVKCIEDLCMQKEELNKQIQQAEEEKNKLQHEIQVLSEQLECVCENLAQKVASRNELDKILAETEAAYMKILDSSRTLLNVLKKEVGSLKHSPDLKSNVT from the coding sequence ATGACTCAGCAGGGAGCTGTTCTTCAGGGTTACAATAATGAACTAGTGAAATGCATTGAAGATTTATGTATGCAGAAAGAAGAACTGAACAAACAAATCCAGCaagcagaagaggaaaagaataaaCTCCAGCATGAAATCCAAGTCCTCAGTGAACAGCTGGAGTGTGTATGTGAAAACCTGGCCCAAAAAGTGGCTTCACGGAATGAGCTTGATAAAATACTTGCTGAAACTGAAGCTGCTTACATGAAGATTTTGGATAGCTCTAGAACTTTACTTAATGTCCTGAAGAAGGAAGTGGGAAGCTTAAAGCATTCACCAGATCTGAAAAGCAATGTAACCTGA